CCACAAATCCATGAGAGGCAAGATGTTCTGCTAAATACGCATAAGAGTTGCGATTGGAATTGAGGCCATGAGAAATCACAACAATAGGCTTGGGAGCGGCCGTTTGAGGTAGATAGATATCAACGGGGAACTGCCGGGATTGCCCCGTTAGCCCTTGCCGTGTGGCACTTTGATCGGATAGGGTGAGGGTCGTTTTTTGCCAAGAATATTGCCCTTGCTGAGTCAAGGCAGACCCTGTGGAACTGGCTATGGGGCTAGCAGGGGACTGGTTCTCCAACACCTGAATTAATGTGTTTGTTTGCCGAATGAGTCCCCGGATTTGAGAGAAGACAGCTAATCCTTCACTGAGGTCAATCTTCAGCCCTTGGATGGGATAGTGCTTGAGAAAATTCAAAACTGTGAGACCTTCTGGATCCGCCGCTGCCACGATCAATGCGCCTCTCAGAGCATAGAATCCACCGTGATTAGATTTGGGTCGAATGACTCGGGCAACCCGTTGGACCATCAACTCGCCAATATCTGAATAGAGAAATTGGGATAGGGCGACTGGAGAGATGGCTAGCTTTTGTTGTAGGGCATTTTGGAGAAATGGGCGCTGCTCAGGGCTGATATAGCGAGCATAGGGAATAAAATCACCTGTGATTCGCCCCGTTTCGGCAAAGGTCTCCAAGGATTTGACTGAGACGGATTGCTCAAAGGAGAGAAACGAGGCAAAAATTCGCTCTGCACTCCTGGCTGGTTTAGTCTGACAACTGATAGACAGCCAAAAAGCTGAACTTACTAGTAGTCCTAGTTTTGCGACTCTCTTGAACATATGAGATGTTTACCCTTTAAACCGTTCCTCAATCCGTTCAAGAGCATAGCAAATTTGGCCATAGCTGTTCTCTTCCTCTCAATTCTGGTGAAAAACTATAGAGGAAATGATTCAGGCTGCTGGGGTAATGGGTTGTTTGGTCAGATTAATTCCAGTTGCCCACCATGGTGAACGAAGACCAGTAGTAGGGATGGGTAAAGTCCACTTCGCCGCGTTCAGCAAAAATAGCAGGCAGGGCAATTTGAGAGCCATCTGCTAAGACGAGTTGAGCGTCATCGGTCAATCGAACTTGACCATTGAGCATAGCCATTTGGGCCTGCCGCAACGCCGCCGACTTAATGGGAGCCGTTTTCAAGTTTTGATAAAACCCTGTCATTAAGCCCAGCGTGCCTTCATCGCTGACAAACCAGAGACTACCCAGGGCCGACTTTACGCCGGATTGAATCGCTAAACCCGTAAAGCCCAGCTCCGCATCTGTATTGCCTAGGGCGGTTTGACAAGCACTTAACACCAATAGCTCTACGGTGGGGGTATCACTCCATTTGGATTGGGTGGCCACCTCTCGTAAATCCTTGAGGGTCAGTTTGCCATCCCAAAGCTGGATAAAAGACTTATCGATCTTGCCAGGATTAAACTCGGCATGGGTGGCTAAGTGGATAATGTCGAACTGTTGCTGTTGGGTAAATTTCTTGAGATTGGCGAGGGTGACATCGGGATCTAAATAGGCTGATCCTTGCCAAATATTTTCAGTGAGGGCTGGAATCTCCACTGCAACAGAGGGTAATGGCGATTGGCCCTCGACTTCTTTGGTAATTCCCATGCCCAAAACCTGCTTGCCTTGAATAGGAGAAAAGCGGGTATCCGTCAGGCTAAAACTGGGAATCAATGCCAGGTTGTACTGTTCCACCAGAAACTGTTGACCGTCGTGGAGGGCGGCTAAGGGGAGCGATCGCAACCCCGTATCCATGGAAAAGATGATGGTATCGATCTTTTTCTTTTCTAGCTCGGCGACTAGTGGCTGAACCATCCATTGATGAAGCTTTTGGGCCGAGTCCAAGTAGCTTTTGGATTTGAAATCAACTGGGTCACTGATCTGCTGTCGAAAGTCTTTAGATACCTTGGAAACTTGACCTAGGGTAGCCTCTGGTACTTTTACAAACGTCACGTTGGGATTATTGAGATCATCTGTGGACGGAGCCGCTTGTCCCAGTTGGATCGGTTGGCTGGAGGCTACTTGGATAGCTCGATCAATACGACTCAACTCAGGGTCACTAAGGTCTGCGGTGACCAAAACAAGCTGCAGCCCCTCTCTCGTTTTCAGGACATAGAGCAATGCTGGATTGGTTCCGGTGGCTTTAGCGAGTTTCTTTAACTCCTGGGAAATCACATCTGCAGAAGCTGCCTCGCCAAAGAACGGACCAAACTTAGAGGCATAAACCCCTGCAAAGCTGGTTTCAATCGTGGCGATCTCGGTGGGTACACCATCAATAAAAGGAGTATCTGCAGGCGGATCCTCAAACCCCGGGTTGACGTCCGTATTTCCATCCGATTGGCCTGTCATATTGATATCGGATTGACTGGTGGGAGGTGTGCCTGGTGTAATCGGTGGATCTAGCGGAGTTTGGGCCATATTCCGATCAGCAACGCTCAAGGTCATCGCTACCGTCAGCAACCCTAGATTAATGAGGCGAAAAGGGGTTTTAAATATCTTGATCATGGTCACAATAGATTTTTCTATTCAAGTTGGCTATCGATCAGGTCAATAAACGGACTGCTCTAAAACGTGATGGCGTAACCGATGCCAAAAATAAAGCGCACACCATCTCCGGCGGTGCCAGTAACATCCGTGATTGCTGGGGTAATAATCAGTGGAATTTCACGAAAGGGCCGAAGAGAAAAGCCTAGGGATAAATCTTGGCCAGACCATTCTGCGATCGCATTCACCGGATCAGCAATCCGCAGGGCGACACTGCCAAAAATGCCCGGAGTATCATCATCCGTGAACACATTATTCTCCGTTCGATAGCGTCCTGTCCCCAATCCAGCGGAGACATACATTCGACTAAACAGATCCTTCGTATTTTCCTTGAGGATAAATGTCTTTGACACCACACCATAAGGACTGGGACCGTCGATATCTCCTGGTCCCCAGCTAATGGCATCGTTGACGCCGACTGCGACGGCAAATAAATCAGGTAACCGTCGATGCAGTTTGAAGCTAATGATGCCCCGCTCAAAATTATCTAAATCTGTTAGGGTGAGTCCCACATCCAGACCCACATACTTGCGGGCATCGCCTAAGCCAAAGCCAACCCCAATCGCTCCATCAGAACTATTTGTAAACCGAGTGCGATGTTGAAAGCCAATGCCAACGGAAGCT
The Acaryochloris marina S15 genome window above contains:
- a CDS encoding CHAT domain-containing protein yields the protein MIKIFKTPFRLINLGLLTVAMTLSVADRNMAQTPLDPPITPGTPPTSQSDINMTGQSDGNTDVNPGFEDPPADTPFIDGVPTEIATIETSFAGVYASKFGPFFGEAASADVISQELKKLAKATGTNPALLYVLKTREGLQLVLVTADLSDPELSRIDRAIQVASSQPIQLGQAAPSTDDLNNPNVTFVKVPEATLGQVSKVSKDFRQQISDPVDFKSKSYLDSAQKLHQWMVQPLVAELEKKKIDTIIFSMDTGLRSLPLAALHDGQQFLVEQYNLALIPSFSLTDTRFSPIQGKQVLGMGITKEVEGQSPLPSVAVEIPALTENIWQGSAYLDPDVTLANLKKFTQQQQFDIIHLATHAEFNPGKIDKSFIQLWDGKLTLKDLREVATQSKWSDTPTVELLVLSACQTALGNTDAELGFTGLAIQSGVKSALGSLWFVSDEGTLGLMTGFYQNLKTAPIKSAALRQAQMAMLNGQVRLTDDAQLVLADGSQIALPAIFAERGEVDFTHPYYWSSFTMVGNWN